GGTTGATATAAATCCAGGTAAGCCCCTGGGGATCGACTGTTTCGTCAAGGAAGATCATCACAAAGGAAAGCAAGACCGCGCCGAGCAGCATGATGCTGGGGACAAACCAGTAGCTCGAGCGCACCGCGTCCCAAAGGCTAACCATGCGGGTTCCTATACGCGACGCTCTAAGCATGGTCACCTGCTTTTCCTGCTACCAGGATTCACAGGGTAAGCAACAAGACCGTGTAAAGAGCCACGCCCAGGGCAAAGGCCCAGTAGCGGCTCTCGCGCTCCTCGGGCAGTTCCTCTTTGAGCACGTTTAAGATGATGGCTCCGCCTAAAAAGGCGAAGGGCACGGCCAGCGTGGTCTCGTGCAACTCGAAGGGGTTGCCAAGTCCCCAGCCCGCAAGAATAGCGCCTGCCAGCACCCAGCGGCCGAGATGGTCATAGTCCGCTTCATGGTGGTTGCGCAGGCCGTAGTCGTTGACCACAAAATGTAAGGCTATGGCGAAGACGAAGAAGAGGAGCCCCTCGACGTCGGCCGGTTCCCAGGAGAAGATCAAGTAGCCGATAAGGGCGTTATAGAAGGCGAAGAAAACGATATGAAGCCAGAAGGCTTTGCTACCGGTGCTGTCTCCCTCGCCTGCTCTTCGCCGGCGCGCTCGAGACCCCTTGGCGACGCGCTCGAGGCCGTAGAAAACGACGAGTCCCAAAAGAGCGATGAGATAGACGTGGTGCTTTAAGTAGCCGAGCAGCGGGCCTTCCGCGCTTTCAAACGCCCTTTGCGCCTCGCTCAAATCGGGCAAAAGATGCACAAAAACGTAGGCCACGGAGGTGCCCCCTGCCATAGAGAGCCACTGGCTGCGCGGTATGCCCTGAAGAAAGCGCAGCCTGCCGGCAAAAAAGTGTACCAGTGCCAGAACCGCGGCGAGCACCGCCGTAAGAGTCAGCATCGTTCCTCTGCCAAAGCCTCTAAAGCGCTAGACGCGTTCATTACAAGGGCCGTTCTCTGCACACATCAGGATAACATCAGGGTAAAGAAGGTCACTTCGGGCGGACAGTTCAGCCTTAGGGGCAAGACACTAAAGCCTATTCCTCTGTTGACATAAAGATGATTGCCCTCCGTTTCATGTCCCCCCGTCCAGCCGTCGGCGTGCACCTTATCTGCCGAGGTGTAGCGCATCCAGGTCCACTGTGGGGTCAAGGGAATACGAAACTGTCCGCCGTGCGTGTGTCCCGCTACGGCGAAGGGCGCTGCGCCGGGGGGAAGCATTTCAAAGGTGTTAGGGTTATGCATCATGACGAGCCGGGGGGTCCCTTCGGGCACCTTTGCAAAGGCAAGGTCCGGTCTGTCCTCAGCGGGGATGTGGGCCCCTATGCCCACGAGAAAAAGAGAGCTTGCTTTGCTGCCCCCTCGAGGTGAAGGGAGGGGCACGGCTTCGTTGTTGAGTATACGCACGCCCGCCGACTCGAGTGCGCTGGCGAGGGCGGCGGCTAAGCGCTCGTCCTTTGGGTCCTCTTTGGTGGGCATGCGGTAGTCGTGGTTGCCAAGGACGCCATACGTTGGGATGCCCGCCCGGGGCAGTGGCCGGAGGAGTTCAACCACCCCGCTTATGGCTAGAGCCGGACGCTTGGGCTGGTAAATAAAGTCGCCTGCGATTAAGACTGCGGCAGGCCGCTCCTTGACGAGCATCGCCACGATGCGCCGGATGGTCCGGGTGTTGTCCAGCCACATGCCCACCTGAAGGTCGGCGATAAGGGCGACGCGCTGTCCTTGCCAGCCCTCGGGAAGACGGGGGATCTTTACAACGTGCTCTTGACGGTCAATCCAGTAGGGCTCGATCAGGCCCCAAAGAAGAAGGGAGGCACTTATACCCAGGAGTATGTTCTTTGTCTTTGACATTAGCTGCTTTTTCTACCGTCTAGCCATCTTTCGATTAGATTCACGCCGCGCAGGACAGTCAGCGCCAGCACGGTGACACCTACTGCGAGGACATGTTGGCGCAAGGCGACACTTATGCCGATAGCGCTGACTAAAAGGAGCG
This is a stretch of genomic DNA from Deinococcota bacterium. It encodes these proteins:
- a CDS encoding metallophosphoesterase — its product is MSKTKNILLGISASLLLWGLIEPYWIDRQEHVVKIPRLPEGWQGQRVALIADLQVGMWLDNTRTIRRIVAMLVKERPAAVLIAGDFIYQPKRPALAISGVVELLRPLPRAGIPTYGVLGNHDYRMPTKEDPKDERLAAALASALESAGVRILNNEAVPLPSPRGGSKASSLFLVGIGAHIPAEDRPDLAFAKVPEGTPRLVMMHNPNTFEMLPPGAAPFAVAGHTHGGQFRIPLTPQWTWMRYTSADKVHADGWTGGHETEGNHLYVNRGIGFSVLPLRLNCPPEVTFFTLMLS